From a single Nakaseomyces glabratus chromosome H, complete sequence genomic region:
- a CDS encoding regucalcin (CAGL0H10054g~Ortholog of S. cerevisiae : YBR053C, C. albicans SC5314 : C4_02760C_A/CGR1, C. dubliniensis CD36 : Cd36_42630, C. parapsilosis CDC317 : CPAR2_400280 and Candida tenuis NRRL Y-1498 : CANTEDRAFT_113139): protein MGKTKYQELQPFYHVADARLSEGLTYIKETDTLLWVDIYRGEIHRLDSVSASGTANHKVFNVSQSTYSSGAAIKYPKTPTPLRESVGCIFPVITDGQVDTVLFGSKFGVGRCQFSSGEWEYLTLYSHCPELASGDRWLDLRSNDGNVSPDGKSLYVGVMCDFHVPMQDIGAIVRVDLVGSAALPLPVHLVIDRVKIPNAIHWNSAGTKMYWTDSLHFCLWEQDGDDSSTKKKLIDVQRHNPEFESPEPDGSATDLVNNVVYVCVWSTHKVQKYSLEDGTLLHEYVLPQSTPRISSCCFVGRDLCITTANLDIEQGSSASGDSVGGCIYKLTDVLDSSTDVGSAKRQPDISQLP, encoded by the coding sequence ATGGGCAAGACAAAGTACCAAGAACTGCAGCCATTCTACCACGTCGCAGATGCGAGGTTGAGTGAAGGGCTTACGTACATCAAAGAGACCGACACATTGCTATGGGTGGACATCTACCGTGGCGAGATCCACCGTCTCGACAGTGTGTCTGCCTCGGGCACTGCAAACCACAAGGTGTTCAACGTTAGCCAGAGCACCTACAGCTCTGGCGCTGCCATCAAGTACCCAAAGACACCTACCCCGCTGCGCGAATCTGTTGGTTGTATCTTCCCAGTGATCACCGATGGTCAGGTGGACACTGTGCTGTTTGGCAGTAAGTTCGGTGTAGGCCGCTGTCAATTCAGCTCTGGCGAGTGGGAGTACCTAACGCTGTACTCACACTGCCCCGAGCTGGCTAGTGGTGACCGCTGGCTGGACCTGCGGTCCAACGACGGTAACGTCTCCCCAGATGGCAAGTCGCTGTATGTGGGGGTGATGTGCGACTTCCACGTGCCTATGCAAGACATCGGCGCCATTGTTCGCGTGGACCTGGTCGGTTCAGCTGCGCTCCCCTTGCCTGTACACCTGGTCATTGACAGAGTCAAGATCCCCAACGCGATCCACTGGAACAGCGCGGGCACCAAGATGTACTGGACTGACTCCTTGCACTTCTGTCTGTGGGAGCAGGATGGCGACGACAGCAGCaccaagaagaagctgattGACGTGCAGCGCCACAACCCTGAGTTTGAATCCCCAGAGCCAGACGGATCCGCCACAGACTTGGTCAACAACGTCGTCTACGTGTGTGTATGGTCCACACACAAGGTGCAGAAGTACTCCCTAGAGGACGGCACACTGCTACACGAGTATGTCTTGCCGCAGTCCACCCCTCGGATCTCCTCCTGCTGCTTTGTCGGCAGGGATCTGTGCATCACCACCGCCAATTTGGACATCGAGCAAGGCAGCAGCGCCTCAGGTGACTCCGTCGGAGGCTGCATCTACAAGCTGACTGACGTGCTGGACTCATCCACCGACGTCGGCAGCGCCAAGAGACAGCCAGATATCTCTCAGCTGCCATGA